One window of the Perca flavescens isolate YP-PL-M2 chromosome 5, PFLA_1.0, whole genome shotgun sequence genome contains the following:
- the LOC114556312 gene encoding alpha-1-antitrypsin-like protein CM55-MS, translated as MMMRAAVGLWVLSAVICVGRGHDHHLDHDDDKTIQDTVVDGSANSVSLVTEANQEFSFRLYRKLAADADSQGKNIFFSPASVSTALAALSVGAQGETHRQLFSGLGFNSSLLTQTDVDQAFQMFLQRANNTSQDTSEGTAVFVDNRFKPKPEFLQTLKQSYFTDGFNVDFSNDTESADTINKYVEGKTNGKIDQLVEDLDPNTVMYLISYIYYKGKWVTPFDRELTKQDDFNVDENTKVSVDMMNMKNDFYTYLDHKLNTTVLQLPFKSSYSMLLMLPDAMATLENAISPNHITKWLKAMMRPRKHYVYLPKFSIKTPYNLNDVLSEMGMTDMFGDRANLRGISEEQRLAVSDVVHQATLDVDETGAEASAATAILIMPAPVPVLKFNRPFMVIITERKTEKILFLGKIINPTT; from the exons ATGATGATGCGTGCAGCCGTGGGTCTCTGGGTCCTATCAGCGGTGATCTGCGTGGGCAGAGGCCACGATCACCATTTGGATCACGATGACGACAAGACCATCCAAGACACCGTAGTGGACGGCAGCGCCAACAGCGTCTCCCTGGTGACCGAAGCAAACCAAGAGTTTTCCTTTCGACTCTACAGGAAGTTAGCAGCTGATGCTGACTCACAGGGAAAGAATATCTTCTTCTCCCCGGCTAGTGTGTCGACTGCCTTGGCTGCGTTGTCCGTGGGAGCGCAGGGGGAGACTCACCGTCAGCTTTTCAGTGGTCTGGGCTTCAACAGCTCCCTCCTGACTCAGACAGATGTGGACCAGGCCTTCCAGATGTTCCTGCAGAGGGCAAATAACACATCTCAGGACACCAGCGAAGGGACAGCCGTGTTCGTGGACAACCGCTTCAAGCCGAAGCCGGAGTTCCTGCAGACCCTGAAGCAGTCGTACTTCACAGATGGGTTCAATGTGGACTTCAGCAACGACACAGAAAGTGCTGATACCATCAATAAGTACGTGGAGGGGAAGACCAACGGGAAAATTGACCAGCTGGTGGAAGACCTGGATCCAAACACAGTCATGTATCTCATCAGCTACATCTACTACAAAG GAAAGTGGGTGACTCCGTTTGACCGTGAGCTCACCAAGCAGGACGACTTCAATGTGGACGAGAACACCAAG GTTTCAGTCGACATGATGAATATGAAGAATGATTTCTACACATATCTCGACCACAAGCTGAACACGACGGTCCTTCAGCTCCCCTTCAAAAGCTCCTACTCCATGCTGCTGATGTTGCCTGACGCCATGGCAACACTGGAGAACGCCATTTCCCCGAATCACATCACCAAATGGTTGAAGGCTATGATGAGACCCAG GAAACATTATGTATATCTTCCAAAGTTCTCCATCAAGACTCCCTACAACCTGAACGATGTGCTGTCAGAAATGGGAATGACCGACATGTTTGGTGATCGTGCAAATTTGAGAGGCATTTCAGAGGAGCAAAGACTGGCAGTCTCAGAT GTTGTGCACCAAGCTACGCTGGACGTGGACGAGACCGGAGCCGAAGCTTCAGCTGCCACAGCCATCCTCATCATGCCGGCCCCTGTCCCTGTGTTGAAGTTCAATCGTCCATTCATGGTCATCATCACTGAACGTAAGACAGAGAAAATCCTCTTCTTGGGGAAAATTATCAACCCAACCACCTGA